DNA from Deferribacterota bacterium:
AATATTTTAGGGATTTTAATAAAATTGTTAACAATTCAAGAACGAGTATAAAATTAACTAAAGAGGAAGATCTGGCATCAATTGGTAGAATTCCCAAAAAAATACCAATATATTTTATACAAAAAGAAAATAAGATCGATAAGGTAATTATACCTATTTATGGTAAGGGTCTATGGTCAACAATGTATGGTTTTCTGGCTGTAGAATCAGATGGTAAGACTGCAGCAGGCATTACATTCTATGAGCATGGGGAAACACCTGGACTAGGCGGACAAGTTGACAATTTAGAGTGGAAAAAACAATGGGCCGGTAAAAAATTATATGATAATAATTGGAATGTTATCATTGAAGTTATTCACGGAGAAGTTGATAAAAGTTCTAAAGAATCAATTCATCAGGTAGACGGACTATCTGGCGCCTCAATGACAACTAGAGGGGTTAACAATTTAGTAAGATTTTGGTTGTCAGAAGAAGGTTTTAAATCTTTATTTAGGAAATTATCACATAAAGAGGTGAAACTATGAAAAAGTATATTGATTATATAAGAAAACCTCTTTTTAAAGAGAACCCTATAACAGTTCAAGTTTTAGGGATTTGTTCTGCTTTAGCTGTAACAACAACGCTTGAAAATAGCATAGTAATGTCTTTAGCAGTTATATTTGTTGTTGCTTTCTCAAACTTAATAATAAGTTTAATTAGGTCATTCTTGCCCTTCTCAATTAGAATTATTATTGAAATGGCTGTGATTGCTTCACTAGTAATAATAGTTGACCAATTTATTAAGGCTTATTTTTATGATATAAGTAGACAGCTCTCAGTATTTGTTGGTCTTATTATTACTAACTGTATTGTGCTTGGTAGAGTGGAAGCCTTTGCTAAATCAAATCCACCAATTGATAGCTTCTTTGATGGCATTGGCAATGCATTGGGCTATACATTAATTTTGATTGTAGTAGGGGCTATAAGAGAATTTTTTGGATCAGGATCACTCCTTGGATATGAGATTTTAAAACTTGCTGATAATGGCGGATGGTATGAGCCTAATGGTATGTTTTTACTTTCCCCAAGCGCATTCTTTATTATTGGTGTTATTATTTGGTATGTTCGCTTTAGAAATCCAAGCATACAGGAGAGCTAAAAATGGAAGCATATATAAGTTTATTTCTTAAATCAGCATTTATTGAAAACATAGCCTTAATGTTTTTCCTAGGAATGTGTACATTTATAGCTGTTTCAAAACAGTTAGATGCTGCAATTGGGCTTGGCATTGCAGTTATTCTAGTGCAAACTATTACTATACCAGTTAACAATCTAATCTTTAATTACATCTTAAGAGAAGGGGCCCTTTCTTGGCTTAATTTAGAAGGGGTTGACCTAACTTTCTTGGGGCTTGTAACCTACATCTGTACAATAGCAGCCATTGTTCAGGTATTAGAGATGTTTTTAGATAAGTTTGTGCCTGCCCTATACAATGCGCTTGGGATATATTTGCCCCTAATTACTGTAAATTGTGCTATTTTAG
Protein-coding regions in this window:
- a CDS encoding NADH:ubiquinone reductase (Na(+)-transporting) subunit D, with amino-acid sequence MKKYIDYIRKPLFKENPITVQVLGICSALAVTTTLENSIVMSLAVIFVVAFSNLIISLIRSFLPFSIRIIIEMAVIASLVIIVDQFIKAYFYDISRQLSVFVGLIITNCIVLGRVEAFAKSNPPIDSFFDGIGNALGYTLILIVVGAIREFFGSGSLLGYEILKLADNGGWYEPNGMFLLSPSAFFIIGVIIWYVRFRNPSIQES
- a CDS encoding Na(+)-translocating NADH-quinone reductase subunit C, with translation MASENVSRTFRIGLIVAIICSFVVSSSFTLLKGIQDKNRRNFRNKNVLIAAGIYNPNKSIEEQFKNIKTYYYNLESQKIVKDSDVDKYFRDFNKIVNNSRTSIKLTKEEDLASIGRIPKKIPIYFIQKENKIDKVIIPIYGKGLWSTMYGFLAVESDGKTAAGITFYEHGETPGLGGQVDNLEWKKQWAGKKLYDNNWNVIIEVIHGEVDKSSKESIHQVDGLSGASMTTRGVNNLVRFWLSEEGFKSLFRKLSHKEVKL
- the nqrE gene encoding NADH:ubiquinone reductase (Na(+)-transporting) subunit E, with amino-acid sequence MEAYISLFLKSAFIENIALMFFLGMCTFIAVSKQLDAAIGLGIAVILVQTITIPVNNLIFNYILREGALSWLNLEGVDLTFLGLVTYICTIAAIVQVLEMFLDKFVPALYNALGIYLPLITVNCAILGGSLFMVQRDYIFLESVVYGFGSGFGWALAIVLLAGIREKMKYSTPPKPLEGLGIIFITAGLMAIAFMLFSGIQL